A stretch of DNA from Mugil cephalus isolate CIBA_MC_2020 chromosome 12, CIBA_Mcephalus_1.1, whole genome shotgun sequence:
CTGATTTTCTTGCCATGATGGAAAAATGTTTCTTGTTAGATGAGGAGTCTAGAAAATTATGGACATGACTGGATCCGTTTTTCTCATCTCAGCAAAgaaatattgtaatattttgaAATACCTATAGGTGCTgtatgacacaaaaaaaatgatgtaggCCTGCACCTGTCCTAGAAGACCTCCTGTAGTcatttaaagagaaagaaaagcacctGATGTTGGCATTATGTTTGCTTTGATTTCAGATCCAACAGAAAATCTGTTGAAGGAAAGCAAAGGAACGTCTTGGGGTCCAATAAATACAGGCGTACAAAAAGGTAAGAACTCAAGTGTCCGCACTGTCACATAATAAATATCATTATGACTATGTAGTGCAATTATTGATTCGTTTATTTTgatagggaaaaaaaacactatacaCTATTCTATACACACTCAAATATTCGAAAACATTAATaatgactaaaataataattaaacagctgtttttttttttgctttgtttttgttttttaccgaGAAAAACTTCCCAGACATAAtatatagcctgtataaaaaagATATGAAGAAATGACTCAATATTGATTATTATATAAACTCTATACGGTAATAATATAGCAGGATTAAAATGCGTAAAGAGTCCTCGCAGTCCTCATATTAACACCcccttgtttattttgtttactgGTTTGCAGGTGCGACATTGTGCATTATTAACACAACAGTATATTTTATGTCTTATCcgagcaaaatgaaaataaataaacttaaaccaTGCACACTGAGCAAAAATGTCGAATTTGCTACCTATACTGTGTAATACGTGATTTTATATCTTGTGGCGACAGCTCCTCTCAAACGATGCGAGAAGAGCTTTATTTtgctgtctattttttttttttttattattattattttaaaaaaaggaaagcagaaGTATATGTCAGTGTCTGGTACGTTTATCCACGTTTGACGTGTGCGTAATGTATCCCCGTATTCTAGTTAAGAAGATGATCGCGATAGGGGCACATTTAAATAGCGGCAACCCAATAAATTAAAATGCGCTGGAACGATGAAGGAATTATGTCtcattatacatatatttgtttttgaagcGCGAACTCTCCAGTTTGAAGTATAACCTAAATCTCTGTTTAtcttttgaaattaaattgtgCTGTAACCATTACattgtgcagatgttttttctcatttccaaTATGCTTTACGTTTcaaaatatgtgtatatatttgatacaaatatttaaaaaaaaaaaaagtgtacataaaaatatgttttccatATAATGTATCCATAATTAATCTTTCAATTTCGCCTATTACTATACCTATTAGATGTATTAGAATTGATACATTTTGGGAGGTTCTTGCTTATAAGAAGAATAGGTTGTgttgctatgttttttttttttttttttttttttttcttgcgtgCATTAGTTTACAAGTTGGACcaatgattgtgtttgtttcgCTTTAATCAGGGAGCGGGCAGATTCAGCTCTGGCAGTTCCTGTTGGAGCTCCTCTCTGACAGCACCAACATATCATGCATCGCCTGGGAGGGCACCAACGGAGAGTTCAAGCTCATCGACCCGGACGAGGTGGCCCGGCGATGGGGGGAGCGCAAAAGCAAACCCAACATGAACTACGACAAGCTGAGCCGGGCGCTGCGCTACTACTACGATAAGAACATCATGACCAAAGTGCACGGCAAGAGATACGCGTACAAGTTTGATTTTCACGGCTTGGCGCAGGTGTGCCAGCCGTCCACCACCGAGCAGGCCATCTACAAGTTTCAAGGCAACTTCTCCCCGATTTCCTTCTCCGGGATTTCCAAACTGAACCTCGTGGCTCCCGGGGTGGGACCTTCGAGTTTCTCCTACTGGCCCGGCTCTCCTCCGGCGGCTCTGTACCACAGCCACAACCTTCAGCCCCCGGGGCCCTTTGGCACCGTGTCTCCGCCACACATCAGCTGtgtcaacaacatcaacagccTGAGCAGCATCAATAACCACTACAACTGACTCTTAATGCATCATTTAGACAAACTGAAAAACGTGTAGATACCACAGGTGATTTATCAGCGAAAGGCGAGAGATTACAAAGAAGGACGAAAATCTAGTTTTGTCTCAAATTGGCGTTTCCTGCTTAAAAGGTTTGTTTCAACGGCACgaagcagtttttaaattacGAACTGCAATGGTAGATACTACGAACGcgtatttaaacaaaaatgaattcagCTCATCTGAGGCCGCCTGTCAAATTACGCACAGAAGTTCGCACTTTTACGCGTAAAATTCTGCAAATACTTTGATTAAACTCAAACCATACACAACCAAGATATGGGGTTTCTTCTCAGCTTCAATTTGTGACGTTTAATCGCTAATCAGTAAACGTTTACAAGCGAGAGAGCAGATTTGGATAATAAAATTATTACTATTTCAGAAGACAGCTTAATGTCATGCACTGTCTGTTCTTTACCTATCAGCCTTCACCGGTCAATTTTCATTCGCTGTCTATTATCCCCCTTCCCGGTTTTGTCCCAACATACAGACAGGTGCGCTGGCACCAGTACGGGAGAAAAACGTCGAGCCATTAGTGGTCTACTGGCGCCAGCTTGTGGTTGTGGGACGGAATAACACTTCTACCAATAACGTCGTGCAAGAGTCAcctgaaacaaaatgttaatttaatcGCTGTTAGGGTTTGAAATCAAGcgaaacaaaatatatttccatACCTAcatgcaataaaatgaaaaccagtGCAAAGGCACAGACTTGTATTttgtgtgggggggaaaaaggcTGAATAGTAACAGAAAACTGTGAATTTATGAACTTCTCTGTAAATGCtgctttttagttgttttaaagTGATTAGATTGCATTTGTTTACACAGCGTGACACTGTGGCTAAGACAGCTGTACCAATGAGAAATATGAAACGATGAATTAAATACAAATCCAAATAAATCTTGTTTTGTGACTTTATACTTAAATTGCACGTTTTCACTTTATGCCTGTTGCAAAACAGCCAGTCATGCTTAAAATGCTTCAGTTTTTCTTGTCGTTGTATGTATTCCCTAAATAACGAGTCTTTggatggaataaataaattgattgtGAGAAAGTAAAGGTAGGAGCTGGAGACAAGTAGCTAATGGCTGCCATGCCAGTCCTGCTGTGATACATCCACGTAATTCTTGCGCTCAAATATATCACCCTGTCGGTtcatacagaaacacagaggagcCAGTCATCCATATGAAGAGCCCTTTGACATCCAGATGGTGTACATGTGTAGCTTAGCTATAATGGAAAGGAGGAATTAACATATTTACAGTTTTGCCAGTGAAAGtgggaaatgtgttttcttaaaactaaaaatcaaatgaatcaaattCATTGCAGTCTACCTACTGAGCTCATAGATGAAAATcctaaaagtgtttttttgtttgtttgtttgttttcatttatttcattctacACTTACTTTTAAACTTCACAGAGACTGACTCACCATGCAGCACACAAATGATACAGAAGAAATTTCATATTTGCTGCATTAGTATTAGTCATTATCTGttatcacattttttctttttttaatgactaaAGTCTGACAGTAAATGTTATCAGCCAGGTGGGGGCGCCGTAACTCTTCCAATGTCAGAACACGGTTAATAGGTTTACATAACAAGGTAGAGGCATTTGCAGATGGCAGATTAACCTCAAACCATATTTTTATGACAGCGATACAATG
This window harbors:
- the fev gene encoding protein FEV → MRQDCGGNLMFNMYLSDPTENLLKESKGTSWGPINTGVQKGSGQIQLWQFLLELLSDSTNISCIAWEGTNGEFKLIDPDEVARRWGERKSKPNMNYDKLSRALRYYYDKNIMTKVHGKRYAYKFDFHGLAQVCQPSTTEQAIYKFQGNFSPISFSGISKLNLVAPGVGPSSFSYWPGSPPAALYHSHNLQPPGPFGTVSPPHISCVNNINSLSSINNHYN